One Streptomyces sp. NBC_00102 DNA segment encodes these proteins:
- a CDS encoding nitrate- and nitrite sensing domain-containing protein, with the protein MQKKRPRGKVGTQDVSGATAPVAGGDKRRARVRSRLVAGVAVVGITVIAAGAPAALGASSDLNESQNLVTLAELDQQAITLAHSLADERDAITAYIAGGRKTYGGKDGDGDDGAKPGADSLSARVDQQIDEIREAAPATLRRDLSTVPSLRRDAVGGKGSALATHQAYSEVIAKLHDLAADLAESTPPRAAAATRAPLALSTAVEQASATRGLLLAALAVPSPEPVQEYDPYTGLPVTSGDDEKSADDRARDELSAAAQQARVRELAALADFDQAAGAGARDKLSSTVTGPEVNSADKYLAALTDSPELSDADRETSSKKLSAALSARIDRMRGVESALGTAQVQRLEKLRDDDVTGLELSLALLGGCFLIAVGVSTAVARTLTQPLAVLRIGSARLAAEPESAEAIAYRGRNDEFAQVVRSINALHERLLALHGEFAGQTGGLRAEHAELIAGREALSLQRAELQVQVADLTAELQRLRTTVHHTFVNLSLRSLGLVERQLGVIENLEEREQDPERLATLFKLDHLATVMRRHGENMLVLAGADHGQGHAGPIPLVDVARAAVSEIERYERVTIQSLPPYAQVAGFAADDLSHLVAELLENATAFSPPDSRVELSGWLLETGEVMLSVQDEGIGMSAARMEEVNLRLADPASFRTGEPGDDGAGLGLQVSALLAARHGVQVRLQPQKTGGGVTAVVVLPQALLPKAPPAASPPPVNVPGGAPALNLPGSVAEANSNTLQGRSPALPAGDPLIAAAERTIRDAGADAAPAAVPAAPGEPAVAPSPAPAESPAETTMQFRLPPVPEAAPEAAPAPAPEAAPAPAPEAAPTPAPEATGNPYAIGPDRHERPADTAGTTAPAAHDPYEAPEPRPFPLPGNAQHAYPQAPPVPEPAPLPTREAASTESVPAPRQPERVTDKGLPKRTPRVVKPADAPSGERTGSLDKEALRRRLGGFQRGAREGRRDVEAEIAEGVEPDAPIAPDARTDLAGRPDGQETGDTVEEARS; encoded by the coding sequence GTTTCCGGGGCGACCGCTCCGGTGGCGGGCGGCGACAAGCGCAGGGCGCGCGTACGCAGCCGGCTCGTGGCGGGCGTCGCCGTCGTCGGGATCACCGTCATAGCGGCGGGCGCCCCGGCGGCCCTCGGTGCCTCCTCCGACCTCAACGAGTCGCAGAACCTCGTGACCCTGGCCGAACTCGACCAGCAGGCCATCACGCTCGCGCACTCGCTCGCCGACGAACGGGACGCGATCACCGCGTACATCGCGGGCGGCCGTAAGACCTACGGCGGCAAGGACGGTGACGGCGACGACGGCGCCAAGCCGGGCGCCGACAGCCTCAGCGCCCGGGTCGACCAGCAGATCGACGAGATCCGCGAGGCCGCCCCCGCCACGCTCCGACGGGACCTCTCCACCGTCCCGTCGCTGCGCCGCGACGCGGTCGGCGGCAAGGGTTCGGCCCTCGCCACCCATCAGGCGTACTCCGAGGTCATCGCCAAGCTCCACGACCTCGCCGCCGACCTCGCCGAGAGCACCCCACCGCGCGCGGCCGCGGCCACGCGCGCGCCGCTGGCCCTCTCCACCGCCGTCGAACAGGCCTCCGCCACCCGGGGACTGCTGCTCGCGGCCCTCGCCGTGCCCAGCCCGGAGCCCGTCCAGGAGTACGACCCCTACACCGGGCTCCCCGTGACGAGCGGCGACGACGAGAAGTCGGCCGACGACCGGGCCCGGGACGAGCTGAGCGCCGCCGCCCAGCAGGCCCGGGTCCGTGAACTCGCCGCCCTGGCCGACTTCGACCAGGCGGCGGGCGCCGGCGCCCGCGACAAGCTCTCCTCCACCGTCACCGGACCCGAGGTCAACAGCGCCGACAAGTACCTCGCCGCCCTGACCGACAGCCCCGAACTCTCCGACGCCGACCGGGAGACCAGCTCCAAGAAGCTGTCGGCCGCCCTCTCCGCGCGCATCGACCGGATGCGCGGCGTGGAATCGGCGCTCGGCACCGCCCAGGTGCAGCGGCTGGAGAAGCTCCGCGACGACGACGTCACCGGGCTCGAACTCTCCCTCGCCCTGCTCGGCGGCTGCTTCCTCATCGCGGTCGGGGTCTCCACCGCGGTCGCCCGCACCCTCACCCAGCCGCTCGCCGTCCTGCGCATCGGCTCCGCCCGGCTGGCCGCCGAACCCGAGTCGGCCGAAGCGATCGCCTACCGGGGCCGCAACGACGAGTTCGCCCAGGTCGTCCGCTCGATCAACGCGCTGCACGAACGACTGCTCGCCCTGCACGGCGAGTTCGCCGGGCAGACCGGCGGACTCCGCGCGGAGCACGCCGAACTGATCGCCGGCCGCGAGGCCCTCAGCCTCCAGCGCGCCGAACTCCAGGTCCAGGTCGCCGACCTCACCGCCGAACTCCAGCGGCTGCGCACCACCGTGCACCACACCTTCGTCAACCTCTCGCTGCGCAGCCTCGGGCTCGTCGAGCGCCAGTTGGGTGTGATCGAGAACCTGGAGGAGCGGGAGCAGGACCCCGAGCGGCTGGCCACCCTCTTCAAGCTCGACCACCTCGCCACCGTGATGCGCCGCCACGGCGAGAACATGCTGGTCCTCGCGGGCGCCGACCACGGCCAGGGACACGCCGGGCCGATTCCGCTGGTCGACGTGGCCCGCGCCGCCGTCAGTGAGATCGAGCGGTACGAACGCGTCACGATCCAGTCCCTGCCGCCGTACGCCCAGGTCGCCGGGTTCGCCGCGGACGACCTGAGCCACCTGGTCGCCGAACTCCTGGAGAACGCGACCGCGTTCTCCCCGCCGGACTCGCGGGTCGAGCTCTCCGGCTGGCTGCTGGAGACCGGCGAGGTGATGCTCTCCGTGCAGGACGAGGGCATCGGGATGTCGGCCGCACGGATGGAGGAGGTCAACCTCCGCCTCGCCGACCCGGCGTCCTTCCGGACCGGGGAGCCCGGAGACGACGGCGCCGGACTCGGCCTCCAGGTCTCCGCGCTGCTGGCCGCGCGCCACGGTGTACAGGTGCGGCTGCAGCCGCAGAAGACCGGCGGCGGTGTGACGGCGGTCGTCGTGCTGCCGCAGGCCCTGCTGCCGAAGGCCCCGCCCGCTGCCTCGCCGCCGCCGGTGAACGTACCGGGCGGCGCGCCGGCGCTGAACCTCCCGGGTTCGGTCGCCGAGGCGAACTCCAACACGCTGCAGGGACGTTCGCCGGCGCTCCCCGCCGGCGACCCGCTGATCGCCGCCGCCGAGCGGACCATCCGGGACGCCGGCGCCGACGCGGCCCCGGCCGCAGTCCCCGCCGCGCCCGGGGAACCGGCCGTCGCCCCGTCCCCGGCACCCGCCGAGTCCCCGGCCGAGACCACCATGCAGTTCCGCCTCCCGCCCGTTCCGGAGGCGGCCCCGGAAGCGGCGCCCGCACCGGCCCCGGAAGCGGCGCCCGCACCGGCCCCGGAAGCCGCCCCCACGCCGGCCCCGGAAGCGACCGGAAACCCGTACGCCATCGGCCCCGACCGGCACGAGCGGCCCGCCGACACCGCCGGTACGACCGCCCCGGCCGCCCACGACCCCTACGAGGCGCCGGAGCCCCGGCCCTTCCCGCTGCCCGGGAACGCGCAGCACGCGTACCCCCAGGCCCCGCCGGTCCCCGAGCCCGCCCCGCTTCCCACGAGGGAGGCCGCGTCCACCGAGTCCGTGCCGGCTCCCCGGCAGCCCGAGCGGGTCACCGACAAGGGGCTGCCCAAGCGCACCCCCCGGGTGGTCAAGCCCGCCGACGCACCCTCCGGGGAGCGCACGGGCAGCCTGGACAAGGAAGCACTCCGGCGGCGGCTCGGCGGATTCCAGCGAGGAGCACGTGAGGGCCGCCGGGACGTGGAGGCGGAGATCGCGGAAGGCGTGGAGCCCGACGCACCGATCGCGCCGGACGCACGCACCGACCTGGCCGGCCGCCCGGACGGCCAGGAGACGGGGGACACTGTCGAGGAGGCACGCAGTTGA
- a CDS encoding roadblock/LC7 domain-containing protein has product MTAPSTLGLSTEARNLHWLLSNLVEEVPGVHSVTVVSSDGLMLLSSDPGHQAAPAAGNQQSPRGSSADLATIVSGIGSLTMGAAKLMDGGGVKQTMVAMEEGSVFVMSISDGSLLGVHATPDCDMGVIAYHMALFVGRAGHVLTPELRNELRKSMESSQ; this is encoded by the coding sequence TTGACTGCGCCCAGCACGCTCGGGCTGAGCACCGAAGCCCGGAACCTGCACTGGTTGCTGAGCAATCTGGTGGAGGAGGTACCAGGAGTCCACTCGGTCACGGTCGTCTCGTCCGACGGGCTCATGCTGCTCTCCTCCGACCCCGGTCACCAGGCCGCTCCGGCCGCCGGGAACCAGCAGAGCCCGAGGGGTTCCAGCGCCGACCTCGCCACCATCGTCTCCGGCATCGGATCCCTCACCATGGGGGCCGCGAAGCTGATGGACGGCGGCGGCGTCAAGCAGACGATGGTCGCGATGGAGGAAGGAAGCGTCTTCGTCATGTCGATCAGCGACGGCTCCCTCCTCGGCGTCCACGCCACCCCCGACTGCGACATGGGTGTCATCGCCTACCACATGGCGCTCTTCGTCGGCCGGGCCGGACATGTCCTCACCCCCGAACTCCGCAATGAGCTGCGCAAATCGATGGAGAGCTCCCAGTGA
- a CDS encoding DUF742 domain-containing protein yields the protein MTSAAEPARRLPVRGSERKPARVRPYSLTGGRTRFGHVLLVETFVAALEAPEERRELTNGNLNTRVMPELLAIVELCRRMRTVAEISALLKMPLGVVRVLLSDLADQGKIRVYGTGHGAGQPDRALLERVLNGLRRL from the coding sequence GTGACGTCCGCCGCCGAACCCGCCCGCAGGCTCCCCGTGCGGGGGTCCGAACGGAAGCCCGCACGGGTCCGCCCGTACTCCCTCACCGGGGGGCGCACCCGCTTCGGACACGTGCTGCTCGTCGAGACCTTCGTCGCCGCGCTGGAGGCCCCCGAGGAGCGCCGCGAGCTCACCAACGGCAACCTCAACACCCGGGTCATGCCGGAACTCCTGGCGATCGTCGAACTCTGCCGCCGTATGCGTACGGTCGCCGAGATCTCCGCCCTGCTGAAGATGCCGCTCGGTGTGGTCCGGGTGCTGCTCAGCGACCTGGCCGACCAGGGAAAGATCCGCGTGTACGGAACCGGCCACGGCGCCGGTCAGCCCGACCGCGCACTGCTCGAAAGGGTGCTCAATGGACTCCGTCGTCTCTGA
- a CDS encoding ATP/GTP-binding protein, with translation MDSVVSEPKLSAPTLAEPAPTAPAPAEPTLFTPRQPDAKDRARPVEDPVQAWQLDHTRAPTATKIVVAGGFGVGKTTFVSAVSEITPLKTEAVMTRASEETDDLTATPDKATTTVAMDFGRLTLDDDLVLYVFGTPGQQRFWFMWDDLVRGAIGAIVMADTRRLSDCFPALDYFESCGLPYIVAVNHFEGSDLYEAVDVREALSVPQHVPVMIMDARNRITVVESLLTLVGHALDATPV, from the coding sequence ATGGACTCCGTCGTCTCTGAGCCGAAGCTCTCCGCGCCGACGCTCGCCGAGCCCGCGCCCACCGCACCGGCCCCCGCCGAGCCGACGCTGTTCACCCCGCGTCAACCGGACGCCAAGGACCGGGCACGCCCTGTCGAGGACCCGGTTCAGGCGTGGCAGCTGGACCATACGCGCGCGCCCACCGCGACCAAGATCGTGGTGGCCGGCGGCTTCGGCGTGGGCAAGACGACCTTCGTGAGCGCGGTCTCCGAGATCACCCCGCTGAAGACCGAAGCGGTCATGACCCGGGCCAGCGAGGAGACCGACGACCTCACCGCGACCCCGGACAAGGCCACCACCACCGTGGCCATGGACTTCGGGCGCCTCACGCTCGACGACGACCTCGTCCTGTACGTCTTCGGCACGCCCGGCCAGCAGCGGTTCTGGTTCATGTGGGACGACCTGGTGCGCGGCGCCATCGGCGCGATCGTCATGGCCGACACCCGCCGCCTCTCCGACTGCTTCCCGGCGCTCGACTACTTCGAGAGCTGCGGGCTGCCGTACATCGTGGCCGTCAACCACTTCGAGGGGTCCGACCTCTACGAAGCGGTGGACGTCAGGGAGGCCCTGAGTGTGCCTCAGCACGTGCCTGTGATGATCATGGACGCGCGTAACAGGATCACCGTCGTCGAGTCGCTGCTCACCCTCGTGGGGCATGCTCTCGACGCCACCCCTGTCTGA
- a CDS encoding styrene monooxygenase/indole monooxygenase family protein: MRKILIVGAGQSGLQLALGLQSRGYEVTLMSNRTADEIRTGRVMSTQCMFDTALQYERDYQLNFWETQAPKIEGLGVSVAGPDSSRVIDWVGKLDGFAQSVDQRVKMAGWMETFAQRGGQLVIHGAAVSDLDYFSRTYDLVMVSAGKGELVSMFGRDASRSPFDAPQRALAVSYVHGMGPRPEHPEFDAVRCNLVPGVGELFVMPTLTTSGRADILFWEGVPGGPLDVFQGIKDPSEHLAKTLELMERFTPWEYARATKVELTDANGTLSGRYAPTVRNPIGRLPGGGLVLGVADVVVANDPITGQGSNSASKCANAYLESIIEHGDRAFDADWMQATFDRYWDTAQHVVKWTNAMLGVPPEHVLNLIGAAGQMQPVADRFANGFNDPADFDNFFFEPEKTNAYLASVAGA; the protein is encoded by the coding sequence ATGCGGAAGATACTCATAGTCGGAGCCGGCCAGTCCGGACTCCAGCTCGCCCTCGGCCTGCAGTCGCGCGGGTACGAAGTCACCCTCATGTCGAACCGTACGGCCGACGAGATCCGGACCGGCCGGGTCATGTCCACGCAGTGCATGTTCGACACCGCCCTGCAGTACGAGCGTGACTACCAGCTCAACTTCTGGGAAACCCAAGCCCCGAAGATCGAGGGCCTCGGCGTCTCGGTCGCCGGTCCCGACTCCTCGCGGGTCATCGACTGGGTCGGCAAGCTGGACGGCTTCGCGCAGTCGGTGGACCAGCGGGTGAAGATGGCCGGCTGGATGGAGACCTTCGCCCAGCGCGGCGGGCAGCTCGTCATCCACGGTGCGGCCGTCTCGGACCTGGACTACTTCTCCCGTACGTACGACCTGGTGATGGTCTCGGCCGGCAAGGGCGAGCTGGTCTCCATGTTCGGCCGGGACGCCTCGCGTTCGCCGTTCGACGCCCCGCAGCGGGCGCTGGCGGTCTCGTACGTCCACGGCATGGGCCCGCGCCCGGAGCACCCGGAGTTCGACGCGGTCCGCTGCAACCTGGTGCCTGGCGTCGGCGAACTGTTCGTGATGCCGACCCTGACGACCTCGGGGCGCGCGGACATCCTGTTCTGGGAGGGCGTCCCGGGCGGTCCGCTCGACGTCTTCCAGGGCATCAAGGACCCCTCGGAGCACCTGGCCAAGACGCTGGAGCTCATGGAGCGGTTCACGCCGTGGGAGTACGCCCGCGCCACCAAGGTCGAGCTGACCGACGCCAACGGCACCCTCTCCGGCCGTTACGCGCCGACCGTCCGCAACCCGATCGGCCGGCTCCCCGGCGGCGGGCTGGTGCTCGGCGTGGCCGACGTGGTCGTGGCCAACGACCCCATCACCGGCCAGGGCTCCAACTCGGCCTCCAAGTGCGCCAACGCCTACTTGGAGTCGATCATCGAGCACGGCGACCGCGCGTTCGACGCCGACTGGATGCAGGCCACCTTCGACCGTTACTGGGACACCGCCCAGCACGTCGTGAAGTGGACGAACGCCATGCTCGGCGTCCCGCCGGAGCACGTGCTGAACCTGATCGGCGCCGCCGGCCAGATGCAGCCGGTCGCCGACCGCTTCGCCAACGGCTTCAACGACCCGGCCGACTTCGACAACTTCTTCTTCGAGCCCGAGAAGACGAACGCGTACCTGGCCTCCGTCGCGGGCGCCTGA
- a CDS encoding C40 family peptidase has protein sequence MSGRLLRAVCATAVLAAVAARAPSGAAPDPRPAPEPPEVSAKESPRPKRSVGPSPTPSPTPSPAPSPTPSPGVTVDASEALAGRTPSATATPSPAKEKEDDAPAGTGDPSDVPDATPLSAPDATPALLTELRTLYRQMEQATEKFNAADEKLRRQTAATRTVNDRLTRARRTLGSGRADAGRLAREQYRDRSDFSAYLRLLLADGPSGVFDQSHVIDRAAAGRAATVDRLTKAEKRAGVLAAAARKALAEQRALAAEQRRRRDSVRTALDGVEARLAGLTPAQLGAVSALEDDEVDAAQQDLVASGALGSTRPPSGQGAEAVAYAIEQIGKEYEWGAEGPDTFDCSGLTMRAWEHAGLAVPRTSQEQWAGLPRVPVSSLRPGDLVVYYPEATHVALYIGDGLVVQAPRPGAVVKVSPLASNPLLGAVRPDPEGVPLTTYVRPELPEGASEGSDTGYDASVEPPEQ, from the coding sequence GTGTCAGGCAGGCTTCTGCGAGCGGTCTGCGCGACGGCGGTCCTGGCCGCCGTCGCCGCCCGCGCCCCGTCCGGCGCCGCCCCGGACCCACGCCCGGCACCCGAGCCCCCCGAGGTCTCCGCGAAGGAGTCCCCCCGGCCGAAGAGGTCCGTCGGCCCGTCCCCCACCCCGTCCCCCACCCCGTCTCCCGCTCCGTCCCCCACCCCGTCCCCCGGCGTGACCGTGGACGCCTCCGAGGCCCTCGCGGGACGTACGCCGTCCGCGACCGCCACGCCCTCCCCCGCGAAGGAGAAGGAGGACGACGCCCCCGCCGGCACCGGGGACCCGTCGGACGTTCCCGATGCCACCCCCTTGTCCGCACCCGACGCCACCCCCGCCCTGCTCACCGAACTCCGGACTCTCTATCGGCAGATGGAGCAGGCGACCGAGAAGTTCAACGCGGCCGACGAGAAGCTGAGGCGGCAGACGGCCGCCACCCGCACGGTGAACGACCGGCTGACGAGGGCCCGTCGCACGCTCGGCAGCGGGCGTGCGGACGCCGGGCGGCTGGCCCGCGAGCAGTACCGGGACCGGTCCGACTTCTCCGCGTACCTCCGGCTGCTGCTGGCGGACGGCCCGTCCGGCGTGTTCGACCAGAGCCATGTGATCGACCGGGCGGCGGCCGGGCGCGCGGCCACCGTCGACCGCCTCACCAAGGCCGAGAAGCGGGCCGGGGTCCTCGCGGCCGCCGCCCGCAAGGCGCTCGCCGAGCAGCGGGCGCTCGCGGCGGAGCAGCGGCGGCGACGCGACTCCGTACGGACGGCGCTGGACGGGGTGGAGGCGCGGCTCGCGGGCCTGACGCCCGCCCAACTCGGCGCGGTCTCGGCCCTGGAGGACGACGAGGTGGACGCGGCCCAGCAGGATCTGGTCGCCTCCGGCGCCCTCGGCTCGACGCGGCCGCCGTCCGGGCAGGGCGCCGAGGCCGTGGCGTACGCGATCGAGCAGATCGGCAAGGAGTACGAGTGGGGGGCCGAGGGGCCGGACACCTTCGACTGCTCCGGGCTCACCATGCGGGCCTGGGAGCATGCCGGGCTGGCCGTCCCCCGGACCTCGCAGGAGCAGTGGGCGGGGCTGCCCCGCGTCCCGGTCTCCTCGCTGCGCCCGGGCGACCTCGTCGTGTACTACCCGGAGGCCACGCACGTGGCGCTGTACATCGGTGACGGCCTGGTGGTGCAGGCGCCGAGGCCGGGCGCGGTGGTGAAGGTGTCGCCGCTGGCGTCGAACCCGCTGCTCGGCGCCGTACGCCCCGACCCGGAGGGCGTACCGCTGACCACGTACGTCCGGCCGGAGTTGCCGGAGGGGGCGTCGGAGGGTTCGGACACGGGGTACGACGCATCGGTCGAGCCGCCCGAACAGTGA
- a CDS encoding PQQ-binding-like beta-propeller repeat protein, protein MEALRQDDPRRFGPYTVLARHRGTASAVSWVARGADAGDLVLVTAARPELAAVPAFRRRFLAEVRTAERLAGGWVQPPLDVPGDGDSPGAASGPERLWTATRFVPALTLAEAIAVAGPLPERAVRILGAGVAEVLARVHATGSALQGLSPGTVLLAADGPRLTAFGPLGGAAAAEALPGGQLSVRLGYLTPEQIAGHEVGAASDLFVLGLLLAYAATGATPFAEGPAERTADRIARGEPGLDGVPAELRELVAGCLAKDPRSRPSAASVAASLALEGAAALARNGWLPAPLSAAVADQEARARALEAPVEPPAAPAAPDGETATRFLDTRSREGLSDHPTTRLAALGAAPAQDAPEHSPGRALATRQPAPAALAVPSAAPSPGSLLPARRALASPAGGSLSGQAPAAPAYPLPYSGTSLPGGGSLPTGPGTPPVRQAPPGPDRTALFPTRRSLLATVAAGALGLLAGGIAVGALGDDGTPAPVADGKPGPSRGPALPGQPPALTWTYAHPASEAEPLTAALWQDRLLVLTSKVQATAVDLRTGKKLWQRADAAEGQAALAAGDSLVFVAGPTAFLWLSPETGEVKHRVRYADGFAGLPGLRVGTLTGQSGSVVWFSGARTVTVEAPKPAKGKKPGKDKQVDQAYFFAYDLVSRQEVWRVQVPAGRDHAGPEYRLTAARLNDIVVRQDASTLTPADVHATKGKGTFRCFDRATGKPLWGRQFGAVPVRGAAGGDEEGRLFAAVGGNLESWDTESGKRLWRLDGTAASSEFGVPVESGDLIATTNRSQEVGLVERETGKLLWLRSTEVPAGGSAPALAVTASGDTVLASDTTQVTAFDARDGRRLWKFQDIGVAEPKGATVTGPYRTLTTGQTAVVLRGRAVYAFPVS, encoded by the coding sequence ATGGAGGCGCTGCGTCAGGACGATCCACGCCGCTTCGGCCCGTACACCGTGCTGGCCCGTCACCGCGGGACGGCGAGCGCGGTGAGCTGGGTGGCGCGCGGGGCGGACGCCGGGGATCTGGTGCTGGTCACCGCCGCACGGCCGGAGCTCGCCGCGGTGCCCGCCTTCCGGCGCCGCTTCCTGGCCGAGGTCCGCACCGCCGAACGGCTGGCCGGCGGCTGGGTGCAGCCGCCGCTCGACGTCCCGGGCGACGGTGACAGTCCGGGCGCGGCCTCCGGGCCGGAGCGGCTCTGGACCGCCACCCGTTTCGTCCCCGCGCTGACGCTCGCCGAGGCCATCGCCGTCGCGGGGCCGCTGCCCGAGCGGGCGGTACGGATACTGGGCGCGGGCGTCGCGGAGGTGCTGGCCCGGGTGCACGCCACCGGTTCCGCCCTGCAGGGCCTCTCGCCGGGCACGGTGCTGCTGGCCGCCGACGGCCCCCGGCTGACCGCCTTCGGGCCGCTGGGCGGGGCCGCCGCCGCCGAGGCACTGCCGGGCGGGCAGCTCTCCGTACGGCTCGGCTACCTCACCCCGGAGCAGATCGCCGGCCACGAGGTGGGCGCCGCGTCCGACCTCTTCGTGCTCGGGCTGCTGCTGGCGTACGCGGCGACCGGGGCCACCCCGTTCGCCGAGGGCCCGGCCGAGCGGACGGCGGACCGGATCGCGCGCGGGGAGCCCGGGCTGGACGGCGTACCCGCCGAGTTGCGGGAACTGGTCGCCGGGTGCCTGGCGAAGGATCCGCGAAGCCGCCCGAGTGCCGCGTCCGTCGCCGCGTCGCTGGCGCTGGAGGGTGCGGCGGCGCTCGCCCGGAACGGCTGGCTGCCCGCACCCCTGTCGGCGGCGGTGGCGGACCAGGAGGCCCGGGCGCGGGCGCTGGAGGCCCCGGTGGAGCCCCCGGCCGCCCCTGCGGCCCCGGACGGGGAGACGGCCACCCGGTTCCTCGACACCCGTTCCCGCGAGGGACTGTCGGACCACCCCACCACCCGGCTCGCCGCACTCGGGGCTGCCCCGGCGCAGGACGCCCCGGAGCACTCCCCCGGTCGGGCCCTGGCGACCCGGCAGCCCGCGCCGGCCGCCCTCGCCGTCCCGTCGGCCGCCCCCTCCCCGGGCTCGCTGCTTCCGGCGCGCCGGGCCCTGGCGTCGCCCGCCGGAGGCTCGCTCTCCGGCCAGGCGCCGGCCGCTCCGGCGTACCCGCTGCCGTACTCCGGCACCTCCCTCCCGGGCGGCGGCTCCCTGCCCACCGGCCCGGGAACCCCGCCGGTGCGGCAGGCACCTCCGGGACCGGACCGGACCGCGCTCTTCCCCACCCGCAGGTCGCTGCTGGCCACGGTCGCCGCCGGTGCGCTGGGCCTGCTGGCCGGCGGCATCGCGGTGGGCGCCCTCGGGGACGACGGCACGCCCGCCCCGGTGGCCGACGGCAAACCCGGGCCCAGCAGGGGGCCCGCTCTGCCGGGACAGCCGCCCGCCCTCACCTGGACGTACGCGCACCCGGCGTCCGAGGCGGAGCCGCTGACCGCCGCACTCTGGCAGGACCGACTGCTGGTGCTGACGAGCAAGGTCCAGGCGACCGCGGTCGATCTCCGTACGGGCAAGAAGCTGTGGCAGCGCGCGGACGCCGCCGAGGGTCAGGCGGCGCTCGCCGCCGGGGACAGCCTCGTCTTCGTCGCGGGCCCGACCGCGTTCCTCTGGCTGTCGCCGGAGACCGGCGAGGTGAAGCACCGGGTGCGGTACGCGGACGGGTTCGCCGGCCTGCCCGGACTCCGGGTCGGCACACTGACCGGGCAGTCCGGCTCCGTCGTCTGGTTCTCCGGCGCGCGGACGGTGACCGTGGAGGCCCCGAAGCCGGCCAAGGGCAAGAAGCCGGGCAAGGACAAGCAGGTCGATCAGGCGTACTTCTTCGCGTACGACCTGGTGAGCCGCCAGGAGGTGTGGCGGGTCCAGGTACCGGCGGGCCGGGACCACGCGGGCCCCGAGTACCGGCTGACGGCCGCCCGCCTCAACGACATCGTCGTGCGCCAGGACGCCTCCACCCTCACCCCCGCCGATGTGCACGCGACCAAGGGGAAGGGCACCTTCCGCTGCTTCGACCGGGCGACCGGAAAGCCGCTGTGGGGCCGGCAGTTCGGCGCGGTCCCGGTCCGGGGCGCGGCGGGCGGCGATGAGGAGGGGCGGCTCTTCGCGGCGGTCGGCGGCAACCTGGAGAGCTGGGACACGGAGTCCGGGAAGCGACTGTGGCGGCTCGACGGTACGGCCGCGTCCTCGGAGTTCGGCGTTCCGGTGGAGTCGGGCGACCTGATCGCCACCACCAACCGCAGCCAGGAGGTCGGTCTGGTCGAGCGCGAGACCGGCAAGCTCCTCTGGCTGCGCTCCACCGAGGTACCGGCCGGTGGCTCCGCGCCAGCCCTCGCGGTCACCGCGTCCGGCGACACCGTCCTCGCCTCGGACACCACGCAGGTGACGGCGTTCGACGCGCGGGACGGCCGGCGGCTGTGGAAGTTCCAGGACATCGGGGTGGCGGAGCCCAAGGGCGCCACCGTCACCGGCCCGTACCGGACCCTCACGACCGGACAGACCGCGGTCGTCCTGCGGGGCCGGGCGGTCTACGCGTTCCCGGTGAGCTGA
- a CDS encoding diiron oxygenase encodes MTTVSEHDVQVLRDALGPLRDREQIAERLLESSAKHSFDPETEIDWDSAIEDGKWFWPPELVSLYDTPLWRKMSEEQRMDLARHEAASLASLGIWFEIILMQLLVRHIYDKPVTSNHVRYALTEIADECRHSMMFGKMIQWGQAPTYPVPRGYHNVARVLKSVSTTPGSFAATLLGEEILDWMQRLTFPDERVQTLVRGVTRIHVVEEARHVRYAREELRRQMVTAPRWERELTRLTSGEAARVFSVCFINPQVYENVGLDRREALAQVKASGHRKEVMQSGAKRLTDFFDDIGVMNGVSRKLWRKSGLLA; translated from the coding sequence ATGACGACAGTGAGCGAACACGACGTCCAGGTCCTCCGCGACGCGCTCGGCCCGCTCCGGGACCGCGAGCAGATCGCCGAGCGCCTGCTCGAATCCTCGGCCAAGCACTCCTTCGACCCCGAGACCGAGATCGACTGGGACTCGGCGATCGAGGACGGCAAATGGTTCTGGCCGCCCGAGCTGGTCTCCCTCTACGACACCCCGCTCTGGCGGAAGATGTCCGAGGAGCAGCGGATGGACCTCGCCCGGCACGAGGCGGCGTCGCTCGCCTCGCTGGGCATCTGGTTCGAGATCATCCTGATGCAGCTGCTGGTCCGGCACATCTACGACAAGCCGGTGACCAGCAACCACGTGCGGTACGCACTGACCGAGATAGCCGATGAGTGCCGCCACTCGATGATGTTCGGCAAGATGATCCAGTGGGGCCAGGCCCCCACGTACCCGGTTCCGCGCGGCTACCACAACGTGGCGCGGGTCCTGAAGAGCGTCTCCACCACCCCGGGTTCGTTCGCCGCGACCCTGCTGGGCGAGGAGATCCTCGACTGGATGCAGCGGCTGACCTTCCCGGACGAGCGCGTCCAGACCCTGGTGCGCGGGGTGACCCGCATCCACGTCGTCGAGGAGGCCCGGCACGTCCGGTACGCCCGCGAGGAGCTCCGCCGCCAGATGGTGACCGCCCCGCGCTGGGAGCGGGAGCTGACCCGGCTGACCTCGGGCGAAGCGGCCCGGGTGTTCTCCGTCTGCTTCATCAATCCGCAGGTGTACGAGAACGTGGGCCTGGACCGCCGCGAGGCACTCGCCCAGGTCAAGGCGAGCGGGCACCGCAAGGAGGTCATGCAGTCGGGCGCCAAGCGGCTCACCGACTTCTTCGACGACATCGGCGTGATGAACGGGGTGAGCCGCAAACTGTGGCGGAAGTCGGGCCTGCTGGCCTGA